A genomic stretch from Deltaproteobacteria bacterium HGW-Deltaproteobacteria-2 includes:
- a CDS encoding prepilin-type cleavage/methylation domain-containing protein — protein MLKKEEGFTLIEIIAVLAILGIIAAVAIPRYITMIEQSRINAAQTAIAEVKAQCTNYYASQMLANNGTTTISAVQASAGNSPNIGVDYNVTTAVATSGITITVNSVKGVSLTTAQTGTWYYPGMQ, from the coding sequence GTGTTAAAAAAAGAAGAAGGTTTTACCTTGATTGAAATCATTGCGGTGTTAGCAATTTTGGGAATTATAGCCGCGGTTGCCATTCCGAGATACATAACTATGATTGAGCAATCAAGAATTAATGCCGCACAAACAGCAATTGCAGAAGTAAAAGCTCAATGCACTAATTATTATGCATCACAAATGCTGGCCAACAACGGAACAACTACAATTAGTGCTGTTCAGGCTTCTGCAGGTAATAGCCCCAATATCGGTGTTGATTATAATGTAACAACAGCAGTGGCTACTTCAGGTATCACGATTACTGTAAATTCCGTAAAAGGCGTATCGTTAACTACTGCCCAAACGGGAACCTGGTATTATCCGGGTATGCAATAA
- a CDS encoding alcohol dehydrogenase — MLFKKNVVIPEYYEFFNSVKIISGYKALETIPFELSRLGAKRPIIITDKGVAQAGLIKHVVDSFSGTDTVIGAVFDETPQDSSNVVVNQIASIYRANNCDSIIAVGGGSAIDTAKGVNIVITENSDDLLKFMGNYRLNKPMKPFVVIPTTAGTGSEVTMVAVIANPEKNVKMAFTSDLLLPKFTVLDPRMTASMPPKITAATGMDALTHAVEAFIGTQKNPVSDAFAAAAMELIRNNIVEAVKDGSNKDVRLAMANASMMAGLAFSNSMVGIVHATAHATGGICHVPHGIANSILLPYGLEFYIGKSPKTKEYIESLLLHVAGPEVYVQTPSAERAAKAVMAIRNITGELNKLCGLPVRLSEAGVTEDKLESIAKTALNDGALSFSPVEVSFEEAFGVLKAAY; from the coding sequence ATGCTATTCAAAAAAAATGTTGTAATACCTGAATATTATGAATTTTTTAATTCTGTAAAAATTATTTCAGGATATAAGGCACTGGAAACCATACCTTTTGAACTTAGCCGTCTTGGCGCTAAAAGACCCATTATTATTACAGATAAAGGTGTAGCGCAGGCCGGTCTTATAAAACATGTGGTTGATAGTTTCAGTGGTACGGATACAGTGATTGGCGCTGTCTTCGATGAGACTCCTCAGGATTCATCCAATGTCGTCGTCAATCAGATTGCCTCTATATACAGAGCTAATAATTGTGATTCCATAATTGCCGTAGGTGGCGGTTCTGCAATTGATACAGCCAAGGGTGTTAATATAGTCATCACCGAAAACTCGGATGACCTGCTTAAATTTATGGGCAATTACCGCCTGAACAAACCAATGAAACCTTTTGTAGTTATTCCAACGACAGCAGGGACCGGTTCCGAGGTTACCATGGTGGCTGTCATCGCCAATCCGGAAAAGAATGTTAAAATGGCATTTACATCGGATTTGCTTCTGCCGAAATTTACTGTTCTCGATCCCCGCATGACTGCGAGCATGCCGCCGAAAATTACGGCTGCCACAGGAATGGATGCCCTTACTCATGCGGTTGAAGCTTTTATCGGTACGCAAAAAAATCCGGTAAGCGATGCGTTTGCTGCCGCGGCAATGGAATTAATCCGTAATAATATTGTAGAGGCAGTAAAGGATGGGAGCAACAAGGATGTTCGTTTGGCCATGGCCAATGCTTCGATGATGGCCGGATTGGCGTTTTCCAATTCGATGGTCGGTATTGTGCATGCTACGGCCCATGCAACAGGAGGTATTTGCCATGTACCGCATGGCATAGCTAATTCAATATTACTACCCTATGGTTTGGAATTTTACATCGGTAAATCACCAAAAACTAAAGAATATATTGAAAGTTTATTACTGCATGTGGCAGGTCCGGAGGTGTATGTGCAGACTCCTTCTGCAGAAAGGGCTGCTAAAGCAGTTATGGCAATTAGAAATATTACCGGTGAACTGAATAAATTATGCGGATTACCTGTGCGTCTGTCTGAGGCCGGTGTAACTGAGGATAAATTGGAGAGCATTGCCAAAACAGCACTAAATGATGGTGCCTTATCGTTTAGTCCGGTGGAAGTAAGCTTTGAGGAGGCATTCGGTGTTTTGAAAGCCGCTTATTAA
- a CDS encoding sigma-54-dependent Fis family transcriptional regulator, protein MKKKNIYISLYILIPVIFTGISLISAILTYQLFKQREEFNQLFPIHFIYLILVMALFTFSISVVMLRFFFEPLSRFINKTQKMPIIAPAVKSEEKEDITRDFNRVSELFDSVADILSNVEAKELFPSIICTSISMRNILARILKVASTDSTVLISGESGTGKELIASSVYEHSTRKNKPFVKINCVAIPEGLLESELFGHEKGSFTGATEQKKGKFEIADKGTIFLDEIGDMPLATQAKLLRVLQEKEFERVGGTRQIRVDIRFIAATNKNLLEMIKEGSFREDLYFRLNVFPVSLPALRDRKEDIIPIANYFLESLPQTVKISTSALQELIGYSWPGNIRELRNVLEQASILSENGVIELHHLPDDLFKKQNSLSKTMSDNMPLDAKLELIEKEIIIDALKKTGGIQVRAADILGINQRSLWHRIKKLQIDMNSLKSLQ, encoded by the coding sequence ATGAAGAAAAAAAATATTTACATAAGTTTGTATATATTGATTCCGGTTATTTTTACCGGAATATCATTGATTAGTGCTATTTTAACGTATCAATTATTTAAACAACGCGAAGAATTCAACCAGCTATTTCCCATCCATTTTATCTATTTAATATTGGTTATGGCTTTATTTACTTTTTCAATAAGTGTCGTTATGCTGCGTTTTTTTTTCGAACCTCTCTCACGATTTATCAATAAAACGCAAAAGATGCCTATTATTGCTCCGGCTGTGAAATCGGAAGAAAAAGAAGATATAACTCGTGATTTTAACCGGGTTTCTGAACTATTTGACAGCGTAGCCGATATTCTAAGCAATGTTGAAGCAAAAGAATTATTTCCCAGCATTATTTGTACCAGCATATCTATGCGTAATATACTTGCACGAATTCTCAAAGTTGCTTCCACAGATTCTACAGTTCTTATTTCCGGCGAAAGCGGTACCGGTAAAGAATTGATTGCTTCCAGTGTTTATGAACACAGCACAAGGAAAAATAAACCTTTTGTAAAGATTAATTGTGTGGCCATTCCGGAAGGTTTGCTGGAAAGCGAACTTTTTGGTCACGAGAAAGGTTCATTTACCGGCGCAACTGAACAAAAGAAAGGAAAATTTGAAATTGCCGACAAAGGTACGATTTTTCTTGATGAAATAGGGGATATGCCTTTAGCTACCCAGGCGAAATTATTGCGTGTTTTACAGGAAAAAGAATTTGAAAGAGTAGGTGGTACCAGGCAGATCCGCGTGGATATCCGTTTTATTGCAGCTACGAATAAAAATTTACTTGAAATGATCAAAGAGGGTAGCTTTAGAGAAGACCTTTATTTTCGTTTAAATGTTTTTCCCGTTTCACTTCCAGCACTTAGAGATAGAAAAGAAGATATTATCCCGATAGCAAATTATTTCCTGGAATCTTTACCCCAGACAGTGAAAATATCCACGTCCGCATTGCAGGAATTAATCGGTTATTCCTGGCCGGGAAATATCAGAGAATTAAGGAATGTCTTGGAGCAAGCTTCTATATTGAGTGAAAATGGTGTTATTGAGCTACATCATTTACCTGATGATTTATTTAAAAAGCAAAATTCATTAAGTAAAACAATGAGCGATAATATGCCGCTTGATGCCAAGCTTGAATTAATTGAGAAAGAAATTATTATTGATGCTTTGAAGAAGACAGGAGGCATTCAAGTAAGAGCGGCAGATATTTTAGGAATAAATCAAAGGAGCCTCTGGCATAGAATAAAAAAACTACAAATAGATATGAATAGTTTAAAGAGTCTACAATAA
- a CDS encoding type IV pilus secretin PilQ, with the protein MKYSARNKNIVMSGLGLFVLIFFFGCADGLKSEKEDAFFDKWTTLAEKSQGHSPTAEPKKISIAAKQASVPVTETTVKKLPADRINLTMRQAELKAVLRAMAKSVNLNLLVKNELKGEISVDFRGTPWDSAFTGLLRTYNLSYVWEGNVLRVLTSEDVKLDLERKQQLRDTQWVEPLLDPVVVNINYTDTKKLADTIQDLLTKDKDNKPRGSIKVDEHTNSLVICAVRDDLTKIIPIIEKLDKPTSQILIKANIVETTKGVARDLGIMWGGAASTTLRGNEGLMLSSGGTRTSSSADLNPTGNKIGIGRYGLGVNFPAANLSDAAAASLGLVFGTVGGNLLEVQLEALQKDNKLNILSSPSITTLDNQEAFTENGERVPFVTLQTSSGSTPTQTTSFEDVLLRLQIKPHVIDGKNLKMEITVKKDEVDMSRKSSLGDPYIIKKQTKTILIVEDGETIVISGLTKQTKSNSGNGVPWLKDIPVLGWAFKSDSKSDKMEEVLIFITPHILPISRK; encoded by the coding sequence TTGAAATACTCTGCAAGAAATAAAAATATCGTGATGTCAGGTCTTGGTCTTTTCGTGCTGATATTTTTTTTCGGCTGTGCTGATGGACTTAAAAGCGAGAAAGAAGATGCTTTCTTCGATAAATGGACTACTCTAGCCGAGAAATCCCAAGGCCACTCTCCGACCGCCGAACCCAAGAAAATTTCTATAGCGGCAAAACAGGCATCTGTTCCAGTAACTGAAACAACAGTAAAAAAATTACCTGCTGATCGAATTAATCTGACTATGCGCCAGGCGGAGCTCAAGGCGGTATTACGGGCTATGGCGAAATCTGTTAATTTAAATCTCCTGGTCAAGAATGAATTAAAAGGTGAAATCAGCGTAGATTTCCGGGGAACTCCCTGGGATTCGGCATTTACCGGTTTGTTGCGCACCTATAATTTATCTTATGTATGGGAAGGCAATGTACTTAGAGTGCTGACCAGTGAAGATGTTAAACTGGATTTGGAACGAAAACAGCAACTGCGAGATACTCAATGGGTAGAGCCTCTTTTAGATCCTGTGGTGGTAAATATTAATTATACCGATACCAAGAAACTGGCAGATACCATTCAGGATTTACTGACCAAGGATAAGGATAACAAACCGCGAGGTTCCATTAAGGTTGACGAACACACCAATTCTCTGGTTATTTGTGCTGTGCGTGATGATCTGACTAAAATAATCCCAATCATTGAAAAACTGGATAAACCTACTTCCCAGATTTTAATTAAAGCCAATATCGTAGAAACAACAAAAGGCGTTGCCCGTGATTTGGGAATTATGTGGGGAGGTGCGGCTTCAACTACTCTTCGTGGCAATGAAGGTCTTATGCTATCTAGTGGTGGTACAAGAACAAGCTCATCCGCTGATCTTAATCCAACGGGTAATAAAATAGGTATAGGACGTTACGGTTTAGGGGTGAATTTTCCGGCGGCAAATCTATCTGATGCCGCAGCCGCTTCATTGGGACTTGTTTTCGGTACTGTAGGCGGTAATTTATTAGAAGTACAACTAGAAGCTCTGCAAAAGGATAATAAACTAAATATTCTATCCAGTCCGTCTATTACAACATTGGATAACCAGGAGGCCTTTACTGAAAATGGCGAAAGAGTTCCTTTTGTTACTCTTCAGACATCTTCAGGCAGTACACCTACTCAAACAACCAGTTTTGAAGACGTTTTGTTGCGTCTGCAAATTAAGCCACACGTCATTGACGGTAAAAACTTAAAAATGGAAATTACTGTCAAAAAAGATGAAGTGGACATGTCAAGAAAGTCATCACTGGGAGATCCTTACATTATCAAAAAGCAGACAAAAACGATATTGATTGTTGAAGACGGTGAAACAATAGTCATTTCCGGATTAACCAAACAAACTAAATCAAATTCGGGAAACGGTGTGCCCTGGTTAAAAGATATTCCTGTTTTAGGCTGGGCTTTTAAATCTGATAGTAAAAGTGATAAAATGGAAGAGGTTCTTATATTTATTACGCCACATATATTGCCGATAAGTAGAAAATAA
- a CDS encoding aldehyde ferredoxin oxidoreductase, protein MPEISGPSNKVLEVDLTTRTYTVYQVTDEERRMYLGGKGLGLKLIYDRMPAKVDPFGKDNIIAFTPGVLMGTGAACSGRFSAVTKSPLTGIMDHASCGGPFGMSLKTAGWDGLLVKGKSETPVYLVITSSGVEFKDASALWGKDAYETQDLLGKNKNAGAAVIGPAGENKVLFANIVSGRRFLGRGGMGAVMGSKNLKAIYAIGGAYKIMAKDQEKFDKIKKLATKRINANDVTSDALRRFGTNNLVNFTNLAGIMPMHNFTSGSSDNAYKLSGEYFSENFNTKHHTCKPCTILCGKSGKFNGKELAVPEYETVGVMGSNLDIFDPVAIAEWNDLCGRFGMDTISMGGTLAWVMEAGEKGLIKTDLKFGSPDGVAQAIEDIAYGRGFGQEMGKGSRALSKKYGGEDFAIHVKGMEMAAYDPRGSYGVGLNYAVANRGACHLSSTVMAQENFVHVLDPYSTIGKHVWVKFFEDFNCTVNSLHTCVFTSFAYILESPLTKYSGLFYLKIVMGYLYPLATKIADIGIYHKFWSTITGQKMSRSDFMKAGERIHILERYMNTREGITVKDDTLPERMLKEGRKNDPKGRVVPLEKMLKSYYRIRSYDENGKPTAGIMKKLSIDIH, encoded by the coding sequence CTGCCGGAAATATCAGGTCCCAGCAATAAAGTTTTGGAAGTTGATCTGACCACCAGAACTTATACCGTATATCAGGTTACCGATGAAGAAAGAAGAATGTATCTCGGCGGCAAGGGTTTGGGGCTGAAACTTATTTATGATCGTATGCCGGCAAAGGTAGATCCTTTTGGCAAGGACAACATAATTGCTTTTACACCAGGTGTGTTAATGGGAACCGGCGCGGCCTGTTCTGGACGCTTTTCCGCAGTGACCAAGTCGCCGCTGACCGGAATTATGGATCATGCCTCATGTGGCGGACCATTCGGCATGAGCCTGAAAACGGCAGGATGGGATGGATTACTGGTTAAGGGAAAATCTGAGACCCCTGTATATTTAGTTATTACATCATCAGGTGTAGAATTCAAGGACGCTTCCGCCTTGTGGGGCAAGGATGCCTATGAAACACAGGACCTGCTCGGTAAAAATAAGAATGCCGGCGCCGCAGTAATCGGTCCGGCGGGTGAAAATAAAGTGCTTTTTGCCAATATCGTTTCGGGAAGACGCTTTCTGGGACGCGGCGGCATGGGAGCGGTAATGGGTTCCAAAAATCTCAAGGCAATTTATGCTATCGGCGGAGCCTACAAAATAATGGCTAAAGATCAGGAGAAATTTGACAAGATTAAAAAATTAGCCACCAAGCGTATCAATGCAAACGATGTAACCTCCGATGCGCTGAGGAGATTCGGTACGAATAATCTGGTTAATTTTACCAATTTGGCCGGGATTATGCCGATGCACAATTTTACTTCAGGCTCTTCGGATAACGCTTATAAACTTTCAGGAGAATATTTCAGTGAGAATTTCAACACCAAGCATCATACCTGCAAACCATGCACAATCTTGTGCGGCAAGTCCGGCAAATTCAACGGTAAGGAATTAGCCGTGCCGGAATATGAAACTGTCGGCGTCATGGGATCGAATCTGGATATCTTCGATCCGGTAGCGATTGCCGAATGGAATGATTTATGCGGCAGATTCGGCATGGATACGATCAGTATGGGCGGCACACTGGCCTGGGTTATGGAAGCCGGCGAAAAAGGTTTGATAAAAACCGATTTAAAATTCGGTTCTCCTGACGGTGTGGCCCAGGCGATAGAAGATATTGCCTATGGCAGAGGTTTCGGTCAGGAGATGGGTAAGGGCTCGCGCGCTTTATCTAAAAAATACGGCGGCGAGGATTTTGCGATCCATGTTAAAGGTATGGAGATGGCGGCGTATGATCCTCGGGGCTCATACGGCGTCGGGCTAAATTATGCGGTGGCCAATCGCGGCGCCTGTCACCTTTCTTCAACTGTTATGGCGCAGGAAAACTTTGTGCATGTTCTCGATCCTTATTCAACAATCGGCAAACATGTCTGGGTAAAATTCTTTGAAGATTTTAATTGTACCGTGAATTCTCTGCATACCTGCGTATTCACATCGTTTGCTTACATATTAGAAAGCCCCCTGACAAAATACAGCGGTCTGTTTTACCTGAAGATAGTAATGGGTTATCTCTATCCGCTGGCGACCAAGATTGCCGATATCGGCATTTATCACAAGTTCTGGTCCACAATTACCGGACAGAAAATGTCACGCTCGGATTTTATGAAGGCGGGCGAACGTATCCATATCCTCGAACGCTATATGAACACACGGGAAGGAATTACGGTAAAAGACGATACTCTCCCCGAGCGCATGCTCAAGGAAGGCCGCAAAAATGATCCCAAGGGAAGGGTTGTGCCGTTGGAAAAAATGCTCAAAAGCTATTATCGCATAAGATCATACGATGAAAATGGCAAACCCACGGCGGGCATAATGAAAAAACTCTCGATTGATATACATTAG
- a CDS encoding general secretion pathway protein GspE, translating into MKNKKRLGEILVKSGLLTEEKLEQALENKKKTDLKLGQYLIRQGLVQEKQIIDLISDQLNIRKYQLNDFPLDLELIRYIPIEIAQKNQVVPLKLKGKLLTIAIVDPLDIQILDSLEKLTNLEVEPVICTEVEINQLINSMYGMQSDLGNIMGTMEIDSRDEEEEPPENKEEIQIASLQDMAGEALVIRLTNSIFAQAIRDNASDIHISPQQNTVQLRYRIDGKLIEMPSPPKSIFLSIIARVKIIANMDITISRVPQDGRFTLKIEKKEINVRVSSIPTIYGENIVMRLLDMGAGFYTLDRLGMTDEDKAKIEVMANKPYGMILSTGPTGSGKSTSLYAILSSINKPDINIITLEDPVEYRINDIRQVQLNRKAGMTFAGGLRSILRQDPDVIMVGEIRDAETAAVAVQAAQTGHRVLSTVHTNDAAGVITRFIDMGIEPFLVSSVLIVSFAQRLVRTICPYCKESYNPPASALAAFGITPEQAANANFQRGRGCNNCRNTGYKGRTGVFEVLVNDEMIQDMIIKQRPSQEISRAAVAAGKLKTLRDDSAQKVMQGITTLEEAASAVMS; encoded by the coding sequence ATGAAAAATAAGAAGCGTTTGGGTGAAATACTTGTAAAAAGTGGGCTTTTGACCGAAGAAAAGCTCGAACAGGCACTAGAAAATAAAAAGAAGACAGATTTGAAGCTGGGTCAGTATCTAATCCGGCAGGGACTCGTTCAGGAAAAGCAAATAATAGATTTAATAAGCGATCAGCTCAATATAAGGAAGTATCAGCTCAACGATTTTCCATTGGATCTGGAGTTGATTCGTTATATACCGATTGAGATTGCGCAAAAAAATCAAGTAGTTCCTTTAAAATTAAAAGGAAAACTTTTGACAATTGCAATTGTTGATCCGCTTGATATACAAATCCTGGATTCTCTTGAAAAATTAACCAACCTGGAAGTTGAACCGGTAATTTGTACAGAAGTTGAAATAAATCAACTTATAAACAGTATGTACGGTATGCAATCCGATTTGGGTAATATTATGGGAACCATGGAAATAGACTCCAGGGATGAAGAAGAAGAGCCTCCGGAAAACAAAGAAGAAATTCAAATCGCATCACTGCAGGATATGGCTGGAGAAGCGCTGGTCATACGTTTGACAAATTCTATTTTTGCTCAGGCTATCCGTGATAATGCCAGTGATATCCATATCAGTCCACAACAAAATACTGTACAGTTGCGTTATCGTATTGATGGTAAACTGATTGAAATGCCGTCACCTCCCAAATCTATATTTTTGTCCATCATTGCCCGCGTGAAGATTATAGCTAATATGGATATTACTATTTCCAGAGTCCCTCAAGACGGCCGGTTCACCCTTAAAATAGAAAAAAAAGAAATCAATGTTAGAGTTTCCTCAATCCCTACAATTTACGGGGAAAATATTGTCATGCGTCTGCTGGATATGGGCGCTGGTTTTTATACGCTTGATCGTCTGGGCATGACTGACGAAGATAAGGCAAAAATAGAAGTCATGGCCAATAAACCATATGGAATGATTTTAAGTACCGGACCAACGGGAAGTGGCAAAAGCACAAGTCTTTATGCAATTTTGAGTTCAATAAATAAACCGGATATCAATATAATCACTCTGGAAGATCCGGTGGAATACAGAATCAATGATATACGACAGGTGCAGTTAAACCGTAAAGCAGGGATGACATTTGCCGGTGGTTTGCGTTCAATCCTTCGTCAGGACCCGGATGTAATTATGGTTGGTGAAATTAGAGATGCGGAAACCGCTGCCGTAGCCGTGCAGGCTGCGCAGACCGGACATAGAGTTTTAAGCACTGTTCATACTAATGATGCAGCAGGAGTCATAACACGATTTATTGATATGGGTATCGAACCTTTCCTGGTGTCCTCTGTTTTGATTGTTTCTTTTGCTCAACGATTGGTACGTACAATTTGCCCCTATTGCAAAGAGAGTTATAATCCTCCGGCAAGCGCTCTTGCAGCTTTCGGAATAACGCCGGAACAAGCGGCAAACGCTAATTTTCAACGCGGCAGAGGTTGTAACAATTGCAGAAACACCGGATACAAGGGAAGAACCGGTGTTTTTGAAGTTTTAGTCAATGACGAAATGATTCAAGACATGATTATTAAGCAAAGGCCAAGCCAGGAAATTTCACGCGCGGCAGTAGCTGCCGGAAAGTTGAAAACTCTGAGAGATGATTCTGCCCAAAAAGTAATGCAGGGAATTACAACCCTGGAGGAAGCGGCCTCTGCCGTCATGTCTTAG
- a CDS encoding prepilin-type cleavage/methylation domain-containing protein: MLRNEKGFTLIEIIAVLVILGILAAVAVPRYISMMDQSRISAAQSAIAEVKAQASNYYASQMLSGNGTTTIAAVQGSVGASPNLGVDYSVTTAVATSGITITVNSVKGVSLTTAQTGTWYYPGMQ; the protein is encoded by the coding sequence ATGTTAAGAAATGAAAAAGGTTTTACATTGATTGAAATCATTGCGGTGCTGGTTATTTTGGGAATTTTAGCTGCGGTTGCTGTTCCACGATATATAAGCATGATGGATCAGTCCAGAATTAGTGCCGCTCAGTCGGCAATTGCAGAAGTAAAAGCGCAGGCCAGCAATTATTATGCGTCACAAATGTTGTCCGGAAACGGAACAACTACGATTGCTGCTGTTCAAGGTTCTGTAGGTGCTAGCCCAAATCTTGGTGTTGATTATAGTGTAACAACGGCAGTGGCTACTTCAGGTATTACTATCACTGTAAACTCTGTAAAAGGCGTATCGTTAACTACTGCCCAAACCGGAACATGGTATTATCCGGGTATGCAGTAA
- a CDS encoding DegT/DnrJ/EryC1/StrS aminotransferase: MSHSNPAIPLFDLNYGREEKEAVLRVLRSKWLTMGPETEALENEFAGYFKVKHALAVSSCTTALHLANLAVGVKKGTNVICPSFTFVATSNSVLYAGGIPVFADIASTDDWTISPNEIKKKINKKTRAIIVMHYGGFACKMDEIIEIAKHNKIPVIEDAAHAPGSFYKDRLLGSIGDISCFSFFSNKNISTGEGGMICTDNDDYANYIKKIRSHGMTSATLDRHHGHAYSYDVTDLGYNYRIDEIHAALARCQLKKLKKGNERRRLAAIRYKNALSKINKITIPFADYSFSANYHIFPILLNKSINRHSLMVYLRNKGIQTSIHYPPVHKFSYYKTVMGDHILRNTDSVSLHELTLPMYAGITDAQIDYIVDALINFIEGK, translated from the coding sequence AAAAAGAAGCTGTATTACGCGTCTTGCGCAGTAAATGGCTTACCATGGGTCCGGAAACGGAAGCGCTGGAAAACGAATTTGCCGGGTATTTTAAAGTAAAGCATGCCCTGGCCGTAAGCAGTTGCACTACCGCCTTACATTTGGCCAATTTAGCCGTCGGCGTAAAAAAGGGAACAAACGTAATCTGTCCTTCCTTCACTTTTGTCGCCACATCTAATTCAGTTCTTTATGCCGGTGGAATTCCTGTTTTCGCCGATATCGCTTCAACGGACGACTGGACAATTTCTCCTAATGAAATCAAAAAAAAGATAAATAAAAAGACCCGGGCAATAATCGTCATGCATTATGGCGGTTTTGCCTGCAAAATGGATGAAATTATTGAAATTGCGAAACACAATAAAATTCCGGTAATCGAAGACGCGGCGCACGCGCCGGGTTCATTTTATAAAGATAGATTGCTGGGATCAATAGGAGACATCTCCTGTTTTTCTTTTTTTTCCAATAAAAATATTTCGACAGGTGAAGGCGGCATGATTTGCACTGATAATGACGATTATGCAAATTATATAAAAAAAATCCGCTCTCATGGCATGACCAGCGCAACATTGGATCGGCATCACGGTCATGCCTATAGCTACGATGTTACTGACCTGGGTTATAATTACCGGATTGATGAAATTCACGCCGCTTTAGCCCGCTGTCAATTAAAAAAATTAAAAAAGGGAAATGAACGCCGCCGCCTGGCAGCAATTCGTTACAAAAATGCATTATCTAAAATTAACAAAATAACGATCCCCTTTGCTGATTATTCTTTTTCCGCTAATTATCATATCTTTCCTATACTTCTCAATAAAAGCATAAATCGGCACAGTTTGATGGTTTATCTTCGGAACAAAGGTATTCAGACCAGTATCCATTATCCGCCGGTGCACAAATTCAGTTACTATAAGACAGTCATGGGAGATCATATTTTGCGCAATACTGATTCTGTATCCCTCCATGAATTGACGTTACCCATGTATGCCGGCATTACCGATGCTCAAATAGATTACATTGTTGATGCTTTAATTAATTTTATCGAAGGAAAATAA
- a CDS encoding type II secretion system F family protein translates to MPNYIYQAINESGDTVSGSLDVESVEVANSILMARNLIPSKIKEQSKTGDENWLRSLLSSDKVKMVDLIIFTKQLRSMLVAGVPMLRLLDILANQTESHGLKKAILSIIQDIKQGLSFSESLEKFPKIFSNLYCNMIKAGEMSGNVPVVLDRLIYIIEHEEKVKSDIKSAVRYPMIIVIALSVAFIVLLTFVIPQFVSVFKTAGLVLPLPTRIAMLLYTFLAKYWYVVLTVIAIIVFGLAYYFKTKNGKFVRDTFLLELPIVGQLFKKAALSRFASIFAILQSSGVPIMQSLTILSATMGNEALTRSFEHVRERIKEGAGISTPLKSAKYFTPMVIDMIAIGEESGNIDEMLREIAKHYDDEVEYAIKGLSDAIGPILIVGLAAIVGFFAIAIFLPMWDLTKLAKQH, encoded by the coding sequence ATGCCCAACTATATTTATCAAGCAATTAATGAAAGTGGAGATACGGTATCCGGTAGTTTAGACGTTGAATCCGTTGAAGTAGCAAACTCCATATTGATGGCGCGCAATCTTATACCATCAAAAATAAAAGAACAGAGTAAAACAGGAGATGAAAATTGGTTACGGTCTCTTTTAAGTTCAGACAAAGTCAAAATGGTGGATTTAATCATTTTTACGAAACAATTACGTTCTATGCTGGTTGCCGGTGTGCCGATGTTAAGGCTTCTGGATATTCTGGCTAACCAGACAGAAAGTCATGGTTTAAAAAAAGCAATATTGTCAATCATCCAGGATATCAAACAAGGCTTATCTTTTTCTGAGTCATTGGAAAAGTTTCCGAAGATATTTTCAAACCTGTATTGTAACATGATCAAGGCGGGTGAAATGAGTGGAAATGTCCCCGTTGTTTTGGATCGTTTGATATACATTATTGAACATGAAGAAAAAGTAAAATCGGATATTAAGTCGGCGGTAAGATATCCAATGATCATTGTTATAGCTTTGAGCGTTGCTTTTATTGTTCTTTTAACTTTTGTAATACCTCAATTTGTTTCTGTTTTTAAAACTGCTGGGCTGGTCTTGCCGTTACCGACAAGAATTGCCATGCTTTTATACACTTTCCTGGCAAAATACTGGTATGTAGTTCTTACTGTAATAGCAATAATTGTCTTTGGCTTAGCTTATTATTTTAAAACGAAAAATGGTAAATTTGTAAGGGATACTTTCTTGTTAGAACTTCCTATAGTGGGGCAATTATTCAAAAAAGCGGCATTGTCACGTTTTGCCAGTATTTTTGCTATTTTGCAAAGTAGTGGAGTTCCCATTATGCAATCATTGACTATTCTCTCTGCAACAATGGGCAATGAAGCTCTTACGCGATCTTTTGAGCATGTACGTGAGCGAATTAAAGAAGGAGCCGGAATTTCTACGCCACTAAAATCGGCAAAATATTTTACCCCGATGGTTATCGATATGATCGCGATTGGTGAAGAGTCTGGAAATATCGATGAAATGTTGCGTGAGATTGCCAAACATTATGATGACGAAGTTGAGTATGCGATTAAAGGTCTTTCCGATGCAATTGGTCCAATTCTGATAGTTGGTCTGGCCGCGATTGTCGGTTTCTTTGCTATAGCTATATTTCTACCGATGTGGGATCTTACAAAACTTGCAAAACAACACTAA